A genomic window from Pecten maximus chromosome 4, xPecMax1.1, whole genome shotgun sequence includes:
- the LOC117326511 gene encoding PCNA-interacting partner-like yields the protein MVMVDKIAYFLTSCDTDTVSKYINCVKTKLLDKSSNSTTETRSCVVLDCGGGNGHEGVINLAQYYMSLCRKYSLLPNERTTLLSSIDQVIALQLCLAEKNKQERGEFEVETSTVIQANKDIVKYKLSLVKAAQECVEQSRLPSIETEDVYPVGDEIRPEYQAFLKHCNYIDMCEVLLAVCKAYHNNLSLQAELGIKDIIIIGLPRNETERAMVEYLCEGRLIKNITLEVPLEMDDETDVKEEDINILYSEVTMTEALGESGGDKSFFQPTPKSSRPKSLTESYIQLVYGSYLELLVNSRAELALARSINVPERELTHQAFTDVKRESKTKNMTMYQTAVSYVMKIRLGGKGYAPDPNSPLAQHVKGLGEFVTLVHKLQTVIEEETDKRVSCRKVLNIIKKEIIKCRENRLRITNVESVCEKLQKEVVRVINMFDSSVSSSPDKAVRDGGSAVGRHTLKVLRYIVDKLVSGMDDFKVQTLDFLCDGFSSQRTPVHFPCIMSQFSFFKIRMTLTRIGLPEEYPDNPDDPCNQSLSDRLLSQQSTETPIHKKRYKSCMDWAGPTHVVDIKDNGQDSDIVLTQSEVVVIPSKTIVHAGKHTNKEMGVANRVAETLKDQENVPTTVEVTEISSQGQKEAKINEPKTNKIIKVTKKNPGKGQKRPLVSGDSPPKAKKKTKTETKTCRRKLLPQVKGQQQLTKFFRV from the exons ATGGTGATGGTGGATAAGATTGCCTATTTCCTCACCAGCTGTGATACTGACACAGTTAGCAAATATATCAACTGTGTGAAGACAAAGCTTTTAGACAAAAGCAGCAATTCAACAACAG AAACACGATCATGTGTGGTGTTAGATTGTGGAGGTGGGAATGGACATGAAGGAGTCATTAATTTAGCCCAGTACTACATGTCCCTTTGTCGTAAATACAGCCTTCTCCCAAATGAACGGACAACTCTACTTTCAAGTATTGACCAGGTTATAGCACTACAGCTCTGTTTGGCAGAAAAAAATAAGCAG GAGAGAGGAGAGTTTGAAGTTGAGACCAGTACTGTGATACAGGCCAACAAAGACATAGTAAAATACAAACTTTCTCTGGTCAAGGCAGCTCAGGAGTGTGTTGAACAAAGTCGTCTCCCTTCCATCGAGACAGAAGATGTTTATCCTGTGGGAGATGAAATAAGACCAGAGTACCAAGCATTTCTAAAACACTGTaattatatagacatgtgtgaGGTGCTACTGGCTGTGTGTAAGGCATATCACAACAATCTAAGTCTTCAGGCTGAACTTGGTATAAAAGATATCATTATCATTGGACTTCCAAGGAATGAAACAGAG AGAGCAATGGTTGAATATCTTTGTGAGGGTCGTTTGATAAAGAACATTACTTTAGAGGTTCCATTGGAGATGGATGATGAGACTGATGTCAAGGAAGAAGATATTAATATTCTGTACAGTGAAGTCACTATGACAGAGGCTTTAGGGGAAAGTGGTGGAGACAAAAGCTTCTTTCAACCCACACCCAAGTCAAGTCGGCCCAAGTCACTCACAGAG AGCTATATCCAGCTGGTGTATGGGTCCTACTTGGAACTTCTGGTGAACTCTCGTGCAGAACTAGCCCTAGCTCGCTCTATCAATGTACCAGAAAGGGAACTAACTCACCAAGCTTTCACTGATGTCAAACGTGAATCTAAGACAAAAAACATGACTATGTATCAG ACTGCTGTATCCTATGTAATGAAGATTCGTCTTGGAGGTAAGGGGTATGCACCAGACCCAAATAGCCCCCTGGCTCAGCATGTCAAAGGCCTTGGCGAGTTTGTCACCCTTGTTCATAAATTACAGACTGTGATAGAGGAGGAAACTGATAAACG AGTATCCTGTCGTAAAGTGTTGAACATCATCAAGAAAGAGATCATCAAATGTCGTGAAAATCGCTTACGTATCACAAATGTTGAGTCTGTGTGTGAAAAGCTCCAAAAAGAGGTGGTTCGTGTCATCAACATGTTTGACTCTTCTGTCTCCAGCTCTCCAGATAAG GCTGTGCGGGATGGTGGATCTGCTGTTGGTAGACACACACTCAAGGTATTGCGATACATTGTTGATAAGCTGGTGTCAGGGATGGATGACTTTAAAGTACAAACCCTTGATTTCCTGTGTGATGGGTTCTCTAGTCAAAGAACACCTGTACACTTCCCCTGTATCATGTCACAGTTCAG TTTTTTCAAGATCCGGATGACTTTAACAAGGATTG GTCTCCCTGAAGAGTACCCAGACAATCCTGATGACCCTTGCAATCAGAGTTTGTCTGACCGTCTTCTGTCCCAGCAATCAACAGAG ACACCAATTCATAAAAAGCGGTACAAGTCTTGCATGGACTGGGCTGGCCCTACACATGTGGTGGATATCAAGGACAATGGGCAGGACAGTGATATTGTACTTACACAGTCAGAGGTTGTAGTCATCCCAAG CAAAACAATTGTACACGCTGGGAAGCACACAAACAAGGAAATGGGAGTTGCCAACCGGGTAGCGGAGACCCTCAAAGACCAGGAGAATGTTCCCACAACTGTAGAGGTCACAGAAATATCGAGTCAAGGGCAGAAGGAAGCAAAGATCAATGAAccaaaaaccaacaaaataattaagGTGACAAAAAAGAATCCAGGAAAAGGACAGAAACGACCCCTTGTGTCTGGAGATTCTCCCCCAAAAGCCAAGAAGAAAACGAAAACAGAAACCAAAACCTGTCGTCGAAAACTACTTccacaggtcaaaggtcaacagCAATTAACAAAATTCTTCAGAGTATAA